Proteins encoded together in one Paracoccus sp. SMMA_5_TC window:
- the accD gene encoding acetyl-CoA carboxylase, carboxyltransferase subunit beta, producing MNWITNYVRPRINSLFSRREVPENLWTKCPECGTMLFHRELAENLNVCSNCDHHLAISPRARFAALFDGGIFNEVKVPEPVADPLQFRDQKKYPERLKAAQKSTGEKEAMLVAEGEIGRTPIVAAAQDFSFMGGSMGMYVGNAIVAAAERAVKLKRPLVLFSAAGGARMQEGILSLMQMPRTTVAVQMLKEAGLPYVVVLTHPTTGGVTASYAMLGDVQIAEPNALICFAGPRVIEQTIREKLPEGFQRAEYLLEHGMLDRVTHRKKLREELVSILRMLGRLPAPVAGDLPAPGNIVSGAASAPATVADGQA from the coding sequence ATGAACTGGATCACCAATTATGTCCGTCCGCGCATCAACTCACTTTTCTCGCGCCGCGAAGTGCCCGAGAACCTGTGGACGAAATGCCCCGAATGCGGGACCATGCTGTTTCATCGCGAACTGGCCGAAAATCTGAATGTCTGCAGCAATTGCGACCACCATCTGGCGATATCGCCGCGCGCGCGGTTCGCGGCGCTGTTCGATGGCGGCATCTTCAATGAGGTGAAGGTGCCCGAACCTGTCGCAGACCCGTTGCAGTTCCGCGATCAGAAGAAATATCCCGAACGGCTGAAGGCCGCCCAGAAATCCACCGGCGAGAAAGAGGCCATGCTGGTCGCCGAGGGCGAGATCGGGCGCACCCCCATCGTGGCCGCCGCCCAGGATTTCAGTTTCATGGGCGGGTCCATGGGCATGTATGTCGGCAATGCGATCGTCGCAGCGGCCGAACGCGCGGTCAAGCTGAAGCGGCCGCTGGTGCTGTTTTCGGCCGCGGGCGGCGCCCGGATGCAGGAAGGCATCCTGTCGCTGATGCAGATGCCGCGCACCACCGTCGCCGTGCAGATGCTGAAGGAAGCCGGCCTGCCCTATGTCGTGGTGCTGACCCATCCGACCACCGGCGGCGTCACCGCCTCCTATGCGATGCTGGGCGATGTCCAGATCGCCGAGCCGAACGCGCTGATCTGTTTCGCCGGGCCGCGGGTGATCGAACAGACCATCCGCGAAAAGCTGCCCGAGGGTTTCCAGCGCGCCGAATACCTGCTGGAACACGGCATGCTGGATCGCGTCACCCACCGCAAGAAACTGCGCGAGGAACTGGTGTCGATCCTGCGGATGCTGGGCCGCCTGCCGGCGCCGGTGGCCGGCGATCTGCCCGCGCCGGGCAACATCGTCTCTGGCGCGGCCAGCGCCCCGGCCACTGTCGCCGACGGCCAGGCCTGA
- the cls gene encoding cardiolipin synthase — protein sequence MIVFLHYSVALAVSIRVLLRPRLEPAVRLSWILVIELVPLIGILAYFLFGEIRMRGAEVETMANVRSRLSGLWRPSPEAVRRAPEFAAPIIAANRATTGFGAVAGNLTELLPEDDSAIDHLVAAMDAAGDHIHILFYIWLDDASGRKVADAAARAAARGVKVRVVIDAFGSRAFARSDSWRMMQQAGCECIQALPLSLPIIGGLFHRMDLRNHRKIVVIDDAIGFTGSRNCSDMAFAIKPRFAPWVDILLRIEGPIVRQMQAVFLQDWMSYTGEDLGETLRMVRPVAAPGEIAQVVATGPDHRQGSLSDCMATMIHAARERLVITTPYYVPDSSLDSAIRTAARRGLDVTMILPERNDSLVVQATSEGFYYGLVSAGVKLMLFQGGLLHSKIITADGRMAMLGSANMDRRSFELNYEMNMFLVSEELTEALDQRQQTYIRRARPVELAEIRGWSLWRRLRNNLLALAAPIL from the coding sequence TTGATCGTTTTTCTGCATTATTCGGTCGCGCTGGCGGTCTCGATCCGGGTGCTTTTGCGCCCCCGGCTGGAACCGGCCGTGCGGCTGAGCTGGATTCTGGTCATCGAACTGGTGCCGCTGATCGGAATCCTGGCCTATTTCCTGTTTGGCGAAATCCGCATGCGCGGCGCCGAGGTCGAAACCATGGCCAATGTGCGGTCAAGGCTTTCTGGTCTGTGGCGCCCCAGCCCCGAGGCCGTGCGCCGCGCGCCAGAGTTCGCCGCACCGATCATCGCCGCCAACCGCGCCACCACCGGCTTTGGCGCCGTCGCCGGCAATCTGACGGAACTCCTGCCCGAGGATGACAGCGCCATCGATCACCTGGTGGCGGCCATGGATGCTGCGGGCGATCACATCCATATCCTGTTCTATATCTGGCTGGACGACGCCTCGGGGCGCAAGGTGGCAGATGCGGCAGCCCGCGCCGCTGCCCGCGGCGTCAAGGTGCGCGTGGTCATCGATGCCTTCGGCTCGCGCGCGTTTGCCCGGTCTGACAGCTGGCGGATGATGCAGCAGGCGGGCTGCGAATGCATCCAGGCGCTGCCGCTGTCGCTGCCGATCATCGGCGGGCTGTTTCACCGCATGGACCTGCGCAACCACCGCAAGATCGTCGTGATCGACGATGCCATCGGCTTTACCGGCAGTCGCAACTGTTCGGACATGGCCTTTGCGATCAAGCCGCGTTTTGCGCCCTGGGTGGATATCCTGCTGCGCATCGAGGGGCCGATCGTGCGCCAGATGCAGGCGGTGTTCCTGCAGGACTGGATGAGCTACACCGGCGAGGATCTGGGCGAGACGCTGCGCATGGTGCGCCCGGTCGCCGCGCCGGGCGAGATCGCGCAGGTGGTGGCCACCGGCCCCGACCACCGCCAGGGGTCGCTGTCCGATTGCATGGCGACGATGATTCACGCCGCGCGCGAACGGCTGGTCATCACCACCCCCTATTACGTTCCCGACAGTTCGCTGGACAGCGCCATCCGCACCGCCGCCCGCCGCGGCCTGGACGTGACCATGATCCTGCCCGAGCGCAACGATTCGCTGGTGGTGCAGGCCACATCCGAAGGGTTCTATTACGGGCTGGTCTCGGCCGGGGTAAAGCTGATGCTGTTCCAGGGCGGGCTGCTGCACTCCAAGATCATCACCGCCGACGGGCGGATGGCGATGCTGGGCAGTGCCAACATGGACCGCCGCAGCTTCGAGTTGAACTACGAAATGAACATGTTCCTGGTCAGCGAGGAATTGACCGAAGCGCTGGATCAGCGCCAGCAGACCTATATCCGCCGCGCCCGCCCCGTCGAACTGGCCGAGATCCGCGGCTGGTCGCTGTGGCGGCGGCTGCGCAACAATCTGCTGGCGCTGGCGGCGCCGATCCTGTGA
- a CDS encoding 4a-hydroxytetrahydrobiopterin dehydratase — protein MTLAQGDIVQGAPALTLEQVAAALADLPQWQLDPDGPAIAREWRLRNFAQAVQLANLVAWVAETGNHHPDIGLGWGYLRVSLSTHSAQGVTLNDLVMAARIEAAIAAGQGAAT, from the coding sequence ATGACATTGGCACAAGGCGACATCGTGCAGGGCGCGCCGGCACTGACGCTGGAACAGGTCGCGGCGGCGCTGGCCGATCTGCCGCAGTGGCAGCTGGACCCGGACGGGCCGGCGATCGCGCGCGAATGGCGGCTGCGCAATTTCGCCCAGGCCGTGCAACTGGCCAATCTGGTGGCCTGGGTGGCCGAAACCGGCAACCACCATCCCGACATCGGCCTGGGCTGGGGGTATCTGCGCGTCAGCCTCAGCACCCATTCGGCGCAGGGCGTGACCCTGAACGACCTGGTCATGGCCGCGCGGATCGAGGCGGCGATTGCCGCAGGGCAGGGGGCGGCGACCTGA